The following are encoded together in the Babesia microti strain RI chromosome II, complete genome genome:
- a CDS encoding Translationally controlled tumour protein (overlaps_old_locusTagID:BBM_II00815) — protein MLVYKDLITGDELCSDAYPQLPPFGQQDLAEVGFEVKSSKRAKGNEDYGISHNQEDEIFDADDQVEIVIDIVDSFRLQETPLTKKEYESYIKKYMKKITSMLTESKPDRVDTFKKHVTTFVKHILSNFDEFNFYIGESMELEGGLVYSYYHGEELSPRFVYLIDGLKEDRY, from the exons ATGTTGGTATATAAGGACCTGATTACCGGTGACGAATTATGTTCCGACGCCTATCCTCAACTCCCCCCCTTCGGACAACAAGATCTGGCGGAAG TTGGTTTTGAAGTTAAGTCCAGTAAGAGGGCGAAGGGCAACGAGGATTATGGCATTTCGCACAACCA GGaagatgaaatttttgatgcGGATGATCAAGTTGAAATTGTCATCGATATCGTTGACAGCTTCAGACTACAAGAAACTCCACTCACTAAAAAGGAATATGAGTCGTACATCAAAAAGTACATGAAAAAAATCACCTCGATGCTCACTGAGAGCAAGCCAGACAGAGTGGATACTTTCAAGAAGCATGTTACGACCTTCGTGAAACAcatattgtcaaattttgacgAATTCAACTTCTACATAGGGGAATCAATGGAGCTAGAGGGAGGGCTAGTGTATTCCTACTACCATGGTGAGGAGCTGTCTCCCCGCTTCGTATACCTAATAGATGGACTCAAGGAAGATAGATATTAG
- a CDS encoding hypothetical protein (overlaps_old_locusTagID:BBM_II00800), whose protein sequence is MSSVIHYIETQIYRIPSTPFPVFSNHLFCNKFTHQLLTKEPQNTHIFLTTGIGYRNILFLGHTDHSETDGSDSSERIVELRGRIRRQKYRNIIKKLNIRRYAEEAYNNRRELIRRAYSLHGLDFDKLLSIKHSQ, encoded by the coding sequence ATGAGTAGCGTCATACACTACATAGAAACCCAAATATATCGCATTCCGAGCACACCTTTTCCAGTTTTCTctaatcatttattttgcaacaaatttactCACCAATTATTGACTAAAGAACCTCAAAATACACACATTTTTCTTACTACAGGCATAGGTTATAGGAATATTTTATTCCTTGGACACACTGATCACTCGGAAACAGATGGTTCTGATAGTTCGGAACGAATAGTTGAACTCAGGGGCAGGATTAGAAGACAAAAGTACAggaatataataaaaaaactCAACATTAGGCGTTACGCCGAGGAGGCGTACAATAATCGCAGGGAACTCATACGCCGTGCCTATAGCTTGCACGGCTTGGACTTTGACAAATTGCTATCCATAAAGCATTCACAATAG
- a CDS encoding hypothetical protein (overlaps_old_locusTagID:BBM_II00790) — MIPIHRLFTLILYRVMFLALIIEIITGYYGKLTGDVSPFASPVMKLLIPTTRHTNHDPSVELELKLYNLIRRERARLKGLQKIASTLDSQITDLTQRAQYIQQTQHK, encoded by the exons ATGATACCAATTCACAGACTATTCAcactaatattatatagaGTAATGTTTTTGGCATTGATCATTGAGATAATTACTGGATATTAtg GTAAATTGACAGGTGACGTTAGCCCTTTTGCCTCGCCCGTGATGAAATTACTGATCCCAACCACCAGACATACAAATCACGACCCTAGTGTGGAACTGGAGCTCAAGttgtacaatttgattCGGAGGGAGAGAGCGAGACTTAAGGGACTTCAAAAAATCGCATCAACTTTGGATTCACAAATAACAGATTTGACACAAAGAGCGCAATACATACAACAGACACAACACAAATAA
- a CDS encoding tRNA-dihydrouridine(16/17) synthase [NAD(P)(+)]-like (overlaps_old_locusTagID:BBM_II00795): MEHHAQFSTMDSENCRKMIDLKGYKMNDVLQGVAVVAPMVAQSDLAFRLLCRRYGSELAYTPMLHARNFLTSKTYRDKNFHTLPQDRPLFAQFCGNNPDTIVRAARIIESEIDAVDINFGCPQEIARRGNYGAFLLDNPQSMCEIISTLSKSLNVPVTCKIRKLDGDFQYTVNLSRQLEASGCDIIAIHGRRKDERGSKVKSADWDVIKNVVNSVRIPIIANGGVSSLEDAIKCLEYTGCTGIMVAEAILENPAFFSRNKTRRSDLFMEYLQIIEEFQCRDAENCIKPHAFKMLYPLLKLEGLSYQQLESCTNIGQFREVVKKLEPFSDKFDKQKELRWYYRHGVW; the protein is encoded by the exons ATGGAACATCATGCACAATTTTCCACAATGGACTCAGAAAATTGCCGAAAAATGATAGATCTTAAGGGCTACAAGATGAACGATGTGTTACAGGGTGTTGCAGTGGTGGCACCAATGGTTGCTCAGAGTGATTTAGCCTTTAG ATTATTATGCCGTCGTTATGGTTCAGAATTGGCCTACACTCCCATGTTACATGCTAG AAATTTCTTAACATCAAAAACCTACAGAGATAAGAACTTCCACACGCTACCTCAGGATCGTCCACTTTTTGCGCAATTTTGCGGCAATAATCCTGACACAATTGTAAGAGCGGCGCGGATTATTGAGTCGGAAATAGATGCAGTGGATATAAACTTTGGATGCCCACAG GAGATAGCAAGGCGCGGCAACTATGGTGCCTTTCTACTAGATAATCCACAGTCTATGTGTGAAATAATATCCACCTTATCCAAGTCACTAAATGTGCCTGTTACATGCAAAATAAGGAAATTAGACGGGGATTTTCAATACACAGTAAATCTTTCACGACAATTGGAA GCATCGGGTTGTGACATAATAGCCATTCATGGCAGAAGAAAGGACGAAAGGGGATCAAAGGTTAAAAGTGCCGATTGGGATGTCATAAAAAACGTGGTTAATAGCGTAAGAATACCTATTATTGCAAACGGAGGAGTTTCAAGCCTGGAAGATGCTATTAAATGTCTAGAGTATACAGG CTGCACTGGGATAATGGTTGCCGAAGCTATACTTGAGAATCCTGCCTTTTTCTCTAGGAACAAGACACGGCGTAGCGATTTATTTATggaatatttacaaataatcGAAGAGTTTCAATGCAGGGACGCTGAAAATTGCATTAAACCTCATGCATTTAAGATGTTATACCCCTTACTGAAATTAGAGGGGTTGAGTTATCAACAGTTAGAATCA TGCACAAACATCGGACAGTTTCGGGAAGTAGTTAAGAAACTTGAGCCTTTTAgtgacaaatttgacaaacaAAAGGAGTTAAGGTGGTATTATAGACACGGCGTTTGGTAA
- a CDS encoding Phosphatidylinositol 4-phosphate 5-kinase 3 (overlaps_old_locusTagID:BBM_II00810) has product MDDNVVCITQLSCINKFSPITDYIYPPNLNPEKYFFPLEFPGIDFAKGIASTEDEYRECISLLPHFAFADMNFSMTADVLYMILPASTGKFLYAISYYRRFNSFHVKGNVKVPVILWKSVCLLFKIPFFGAVSARLKPVVLSHFTNIASPDMNMLEDAFHHINNSLNSNNFQYEDLFFDLSNNEKSAVMIFNSALLSLLVKSILLERRIVLYSKSAFSVSSNILAILGLIPAALTLGFPAKNFGRDYLTWQRYGLPLKIFHENNPLMLLCPRNMIGVVSTKKSYLIGITDFDSFEKLEKPVDMLIDLDNTLINICNYNIYWITYLTFHEECFFISSIFDEDLFKDVICAAKESSRIAINLIRSAVSKLPASLISLARFSIKNKNDSLDHSENDERESIVEFFDKLFPGATPRWLKKAIDITSPKPVRKSKQKLQSDSFRLPYADTMGILSNRDKNDKSDRLGEQVRSNMIRSRDKSDRDSNKVNNSKLSRSIAKSNSKSSENELKTIAEFESRIRLLNEYVFDLLHKIAYIATNEREINYISAIVDFDLNKSVDGIGYMFISMRTLDMDVQNELSIELKKIRLKNDNLTSNYVVDSSNSDLQNKIYEKCSDGGSIEEFNPNKSEDTKNVKDLLPDHNKLNGSDLDPKKFHNIHKIDENTDKSQICANYQNSTKIYSSDYELSEANNPLDRTCHTPIDFDDEVQKNRFNDIKYKYIQRYIPELLADQIYETQNDFSYAFLKYWIDTTNARQFIETHNLPEFSLSNADHAGTYGKIKTFTYSNGDEYKGTTRHMLRHGQGKYLSKKGTIYEGEWKKDKRDGHGVLKSMNPLFYYSGNWKCDMKNGFGHLKTEFMEYWGQFKDNQFNGSGIIVQCNGTTYEGEFKDGRFHGQGKLLERGLIKLGEFNQGTLVGTASVIYQTGCIYIGNVEHDIPNGMGYMCYDDDHNFHGSWINGIRFGQGVLCVRYTGNHEDKDLKIPEEQIYTLDTTTYKLKQATMALKTSQQTFTSGWTIEGNWKDDNINLTYPLTILFPNGDKYIGSMSLVDIEHVLKLLDKDNPSIADKVLLPQGKGMFKCASTGEVYDGEWHMGFSHGHGKFLLKEGISWDGELNMNLFGQCGKLTLNDGENIDLNLKLSITREQLIEIGNTRAIVELSNKHIKCANSPFLETCLKYNLYEVGFMMKSKVASDIYGELVRYSLTNIGSSAAT; this is encoded by the exons ATGGACGACAACGTTGTATGCATTACGCAGCTAAGTTGCATAAATAAATTCTCTCCTATCACAGATTACATATACCCTCCTAATTTAAACCCCGAAAAATACTTCTTTCCCCTGGAATTTCCTGGCATAGACTTCGCAAAGGGCATTGCCAGCACTGAAGATGAGTACAGGGAATGCATATCGCTGTTACCTCACTTTGCATTTGCTGATATGAACTTTTCTATGACTGCAGATGTTTTGTACATGATTTTACCTGCATCCACGGGTAAATTCCTTTATGCCATTAGCTACTACAGGAGGTTCAATTCGTTCCATGTGAAAGGGAATGTAAAAGTACCAGTAATACTCTGGAAATCAGTATGTTTACTGTTCAAAATTCCCTTTTTTGGTGCAGTTTCGGCACGATTGAAACCGGTGGTACTTTCTCACTTTACCAATATTGCGTCGCCTGATATGAATATGTTGGAAGATGCCTTTCATCACATTAACAATAGTTTGAACagcaataattttcaatacGAGGATTTATTTTTCGACCTTAGTAACAATGAAAAATCGGCGGTtatgatttttaattctGCATTACTTTCACTACTGGTAAAATCTATCTTACTAGAGCGCAGGATTGTGCTATACTCAAAAAGTGCTTTTTCTGTATCTTCCAACATTTTGGCCATACTGGGATTGATACCAGCGGCTCTGACTCTTGGGTTTCCCGCTAAAAACTTTGGTCGTGACTATTTGACTTGGCAAAGATATGGACTACCCCTTAAGATCTTCCACGAGAATAACCCCCTAATGCTTCTCTGCCCTAGAAATATGATTGGGGTTGTTTCCACTAAAAAGAGTTACCTTATTGGAATAACTGACTTTGATTCATTTGAAAAACTGGAAAAACCTGTTGACATGTTGATTGATTTGGATAATACACTAATCAACATTTGcaattacaatatatactgGATTACTTATCTCACGTTTCACGAGGAATGCTTTTTCATATCATCCATTTTCGATGAAGATTTGTTTAAAGATGTCATTTGTGCTGCAAAGGAATCATCGCGCATTGCCATAAACTTGATCAGGTCTGCTGTATCTAAATTACCCGCTAGTTTAATATCACTGGCAAGATTTtctattaaaaataaaaatgactCGTTAGATCACTcagaaaatgatgaaaGGGAATCTATTGTGGAATTTTTTGACAAACTATTTCCAGGTGCCACACCTAGGTGGTTAAAAAAGGCGATCGATATTACTTCACCTAAACCAGTGCGCAAATCCAAGCAAAAATTGCAGAGCGATTCTTTTCGGCTACCTTATGCGGACACAATGGGAATATTATCTAACAgagataaaaatgataagtCTGATAGATTAGGCGAACAAGTTAGATCAAATATGATCAGGAGTAGAGATAAATCAGATAGGGACAGTAATAAAGTTAATAactcaaaattatcacgTTCAATCGCCAAGAGTAATTCGAAATCATCTGAAAACGAACTAAAAACTATCGCAGAATTTGAGTCGCGCATTAGACTTCTAAATGAATACGTCTTTGACCTACTACACAAAATAGCTTATATTGCCACAAATGAAAgggaaataaattacatttctGCCATTGTTGATTTTGATTTGAATAAATCAGTAGATGGCATTGGGTATATGTTCATTTCAATGAGAACGCTGGATATGGATGTGCAAAATGAGTTGTCTATTGAATTGAAGAAGATTCGACTTAAGAATGACAATTTAACGTCGAATTATGTTGTagattcatcaaattcagatttacaaaacaaaatttatgaaaaGTGTTCTGACGGTGGATCAATTGAAGAGTTTAACCCCAATAAATCCGAAGATACAAAAAATGTTAAAGACTTATTACCTGATCATAACAAACTTAATGGATCAGATTTGGAccctaaaaaatttcacaacattcataaaattgatgaGAATACTGATAAATCCCAAATCTGTGCTAATTACCAAAATTCTACTAAAATTTACAGTTCAGATTACGAACTTAGTGAAGCCAATAATCCCCTAGATAGAACCTGCCATACACCCATAGATTTCGACGATGAAGTACAAAAAAACAGATTCAACGAcataaaatacaaatacatACAAAGGTATATCCCCGAACTACTTGCCGatcaaatttatgaaaCCCAAAATGATTTCTCTTATGCCTTTTTAAAGTATTGGATTGACACGACGAATGCAAGACAATTCATTGAGACACACAATTTACCAGAATTTTCATTGTCAAACGCCGATCACGCTGGTACTTACGGTAAAATCAAAACATTTACTTATTCCAATGGCGATGAATATAAGGGCACAACTAGGCACATGTTAAGACATGGACAAGGGAAATATTTAAGCAAAAAAGGCACTATTTATGAAGGGGAGTGGAAGAAAGATAAAAGAGACGGACATGGTGTACTAAAATCTATGAATCCACTGTTCTATTACTCTGGAAATTGGAAATGTGACATGAAGAATGGCTTTGGGCACCTAAAAACTGAATTTATGGAATATTGGGGCCAATTTAAAGATAACCAGTTTAACGGTTCGGGGATAATTGTCCAATGCAATGGCACTACGTATGAGGGGGAGTTTAAGGATGGCCGTTTTCACGGCCAGGGAAAGCTTTTGGAAAGGGGATTAATTAAGTTAGGCGAGTTTAATCAGGGTACATTGGTGGGCACAGCTAGTGTAATATACCAAACTggttgtatatatataggtAATGTTGAG CACGACATACCTAATGGCATGGGCTATATGTGCTATGATGATGATCATAATTTTCACGGTTCTTGGATTAACGGTATACGATTTGGCCAGGGAGTTTTATGCGTTAGGTATACGGGAAACCATGAAGATAAAGATCTTAAAATCCCTGAAGAACAGATATATACTTTAGATACGACAACTTACAAACTTAAACAGGCGACAATGGCCCTGAAAACATCTCAGCAAACATTCACTTCTGGCTGGACTATAGAAGGCAATTGGAAGGATGACAATATAAACTTAACTTATCCACTCACAATATTATTCCCCAATGGCGACAAGTACATAGGTTCTATGTCACTCGTTGACATAGAACATGTTTTAAAGCTGCTAGACAAGGATAACCCTAGTATTGCTGATAAAGTATTATTGCCTCAAGGAAAGGGAATGTTTAAATGCGCTTCCACAGGGGAAGTTTATGATGGAGAATGGCATATGGGCTTTTCCCACGGACATGGC aAATTCCTATTAAAAGAAGGCATCAGTTGGGATGGGGAACtaaatatgaatttattCGGTCAATGTGGGAAATTAACACTAAATGACGGGGAAAATATCGACTTGAATCTTAAGTTATCAATCACACGCGAACAGTTGATCGAAATAGGAAACACAAGAGCCATAGTTGAACTTTCTAATAAACACATAAAATGTGCAAACTCACCTTTCTTGGAGACATGCTTAAAATACAACCTATATGAAGTGGGATTTATGATGAAGTCTAAGGTGGCATCTGATATATATGGAGAGTTGGTGAGGTATTCCCTTACTAATATTGGCTCCTCCGCCGCTACttga
- a CDS encoding prefoldin beta subunit (overlaps_old_locusTagID:BBM_II00785): MEELNKKNKERIKAYQQLYTQEMENEQVLEELKLCEDNQTIFKSVGPIIMKQDKAEAILTVEKRLEYIRAQKELTKSEIDKTNSKLKEMIESGITKETITINNGGNNEQK; the protein is encoded by the exons ATGGAAGAACTTAACAAGA AAAACAAGGAACGGATAAAGGCGTACCAACAACTTTACACTCAGGAAATGGAGAATGAACAAGTCCTAGAA gaaCTGAAACTTTGCGAAGACAATCAGACAATATTCAAGTCTGTGGGACCAATCATAATGAAACAAGATAAAGCAGAAGCGATACTCACTGTTGAGAAAAGGTTGGAGTATATACGGGCTCAAAA GGAATTGACAAAATCTGAAATTGATAAGACAAATTCTAAACTCAAGGAAATGATAGAAAGTGGTATCACTAAGGAAACTATAACTATCAATAATGGTGGAAATAAtgaacaaaaataa
- a CDS encoding Thioredoxin domain, FAS-associated factor 2 (overlaps_old_locusTagID:BBM_II00820) produces MDEIYHDEFVYVYIPFDINAEVEEVRFNGLEKEFRERLIKHFSVHSLLPDEIKQLHKQYSKETNGEHQDLISECISTSNTYQIIPLTLPTKNSGFKGINCYIDNVGRVKGLPTNARATRICSTDIRGDCFICLTFDDEEVFKRLDFTSNDYQNLLANPPDPTGRLWDPSKALSMLSDPSKQISNFTAKNNEVVDQTYCENCRKEFGNQDKFFKCGRCKKVKYCGKLCQKSDWIFHKNICTNKP; encoded by the exons ATGGATGAAATATACCATGATGAATTTGTATACGTTTATATTCCTTTTGACATAAATGCGGAAGTGGAGGAGGTTAGGTTTAATGGGTTGGAAAAGGAGTTCAGGGAGCGTCTAATTAAACACTTTTCAGTACATTCACTGCTGCCAGATGAGATTAAGCAATTGCATAAGCAATATTCGAAGGAGACTAATGGTGAACATCAGGATTTGATCTCTGAATGCATTTCAACGTCCAACACATACCAG ataatacCACTGACACTGCCCACGAAAAATAGTGGGTTTAAAGGGATCAACTGTTATATAGACAACGTAGGAAGGGTTAAAGGGTTGCCCACGAATGCAAGAGCCACGAGAATCTGCTCAACAG ATATCCGAGGAGACTGTTTCATATGTCTGACATTTGACGATGAAGAAGTTTTTAAACGTCTTGACTTTACCAGTAATGATTACCAGAATTTGTTAGCTAATCCACCAGATCCTACAGGGAGGTT GTGGGACCCGTCAAAAGCATTATCCATGCTAAGTGACCCAAGtaaacaaatatcaaattttacagctaaaaataatgaagttgTAGATCAGACATACTGCGAAAATTGCAGAAAG GAATTCGGCAACCAagataaatttttcaagTGTGGGAGGTGTAAGAAGGTCAAATACTGCGGGAAATTGTGTCAGAAATCCGATTGGatatttcataaaaatatatgtacCAATAAACCCTAA
- a CDS encoding hypothetical protein (overlaps_old_locusTagID:BBM_II00805): protein MIYSIRRLSSLHSCKIWHEHVNYCKKFSLTNHSTNANCNYPRHRSITSQNNSHKPATQSLSRWIRSLILFWVNKQSHGTKIRDLHAIDNLNELCIYLSNIQIKDSTGTLVTRNDKTKEQLLAQRFETLYLLHKKLLVRELAGGTSIKHLVITLNSYTRLKSLFPGHINQIYVMSQELVESLATTLTYNAQPLVNINEQDVSLLLNGMSKLNIRHKIVLKLLENLLLRQLENKTLFVETFSPQGISLVLNAFQKFDWTSSPYLLMAISQFALKIIKKFTLTQLSVTCHALWKLQLSDVYIKPLLKHLDKTLATNDDEIDLKILSISLYTFGKLEYFPELSKDIITRGLAKECSENLDNYGVERENLLTNVIHGLSQLNWQLNYFMDKLFDLITEKPLSTIGLATTIVSLCKLDHRPLILAIRHFDTRIKSKDCNKYYNLLSALFQRISFTMQLARTPEFTTNSSTSLITSKQLSNTLFTFILSNNTNLAMYNYLLGSLAALETANSLSYKGLIQLISTVPFFLMEDSILSKLTIESLKYLNQVIELLNMDANGMLTSINSKANYSEKYATKSSKTHLSIASTTRKVVKHTHNEANVFIEYKSIPYTIDIVVKS from the exons ATGATATATAGTATCAGGAGACTATCTAGTTTGCATAGCTGCAAAATTTGGCATGAACATGTAAATTActgcaaaaaattttcactcACCAATCACAGCACTAACGCTAATTGCAATTATCCGAGACACCGCTCCATAACTTCGCAAAATAATTCTCACAAGCCTGCGACTCAGTCTCTTTCTCGGTGGATACGGTCATTAATTCTGTTCTGGGTAAACAAACAATCACACGGAACCAAGATTAGGGATTTGCATGCCATAGATAACCTAAATGAactttgtatttatttgtcTAACATCCAAATTAAAGATTCCACCGGTACCCTAGTCACTAGAAATGATAAGACCAAAGAGCAGCTACTAGCGCAGCGGTTTGAGACCCTGTATCTCCTacacaaaaaattgttgGTTCGAGAACTGGCCGGGGGAACGTCCATAAAACATCTAGTCATAACATTAAACTCATACACCAGACTTAAATCATTGTTCCCCGGGCATATCAACCAAATTTATGTTATGTCACAGGAATTAGTGGAATCATTAGCTACTACACTAACGTACAATGCACAGCCACTtgtgaatataaatgaacAGGACGTATCGCTGCTACTGAATGGGATGTCAAAGCTTAATATCCGACACAAGATTGTGCTAAAACTGCTggaaaatttattgttgaGACAATTAGAAAATAAAACTTTATTTGTTGAGACTTTTAGTCCTCAGGGAATATCATTGGTATTGAACGcattccaaaaatttgacTGGACATCCTCTCCATATCTGCTAATGGCCATATCGCAATTTGCActtaaaataatcaaaaaattcactCTCACACAATTGTCTGTTACTTGTCATGCTCTTTGGAAATTGCAGCTTAGTGACGTATACATAAAACCTCTTCTAAAGCATTTAGACAAGACACTGGCAACAAATGATGATGAGATTGACTTGAAGATACTAAGCATATCACTTTACACTTTCGGCAAATTGGAATACTTCCCAGAATTATCTAAGGATATAATAACAAGAGGATTAGCTAAAGAATGTAGTGAAAACTTGGACAATTATGGAGTGGAGAG GGAAAATTTGTTAACTAATGTTATCCATGGGTTATCCCAACTCAATTGGCagttgaattattttatggATAAGCTGTTTGACTTGATTACTGAAAAACCATTGTCAACTATAGGCTTGGCCACAACAATAGTATCACTTTGTAAGTTGGATCATAGACCATTAATACTAGCGATCAGACATTTTGATACTCGAATAAAATCTAAAgattgtaataaatattataatttgttaagtGCACTATTTCAGAGGATTAGTTTCACAATGCAATTGGCTAGAACACCAGAGTTTACAACCAATTCATCTACCTCGCTG ataacaagcaaacaattatcaaatacCTTATTCACATTTATCCTATCCAATAACACAAACTTAGCgatgtataattatttactagGCAGCTTAGCTGCGCTAGAAACAGCTAACAGTTTAAGCTATAAGGGGCTGATTCAATTAATCTCAACAGTCccattttttttaatggaAGATTCGATactttcaaaattaacCATCGAATCCTTGAAGTATCTAAATCAAGTTATTGAATTACTCAACATGGATGCCAATGGTATGCTTACAAGTATCAATAGTAAAGCAAATTATAGCGAAAAATATGCCACAAAAAGCTCAAAAACACACCTTTCCATCGCAAGCACAACTAGGAAAGTTGTTAAACACACACATAATGAAgcaaatgtatttatagAGTATAAAAGTATCCCTTACACAATAGATATTGTGGTTAAATCGTAA